One part of the Streptomyces nigra genome encodes these proteins:
- a CDS encoding nucleotidyltransferase family protein, with the protein MSDPNAASRPVQAVVLAGGQGSRLRPYTDDRPKPMVEIPGTGTPIIGHQLVWLAEEGVTDVVISCGHLAEVLQDWLKSADLPVRVTTVVEPEPLGRGGGLKYAAAHLPHPDQPWYATNGDIWTRFSLRDMADFHAERDAVATLALARPRIPWGAVKTDGFGHITDFIEAPPSTFEINAGVYVFSPAFAGLLPERGDHERTTFPHLARERRLYGFPLPQGAYWRAIDTAKDLTEAAKELAAQGR; encoded by the coding sequence ATGAGTGATCCGAACGCCGCGTCCCGCCCCGTTCAAGCCGTCGTCCTGGCCGGCGGCCAGGGCTCCCGGCTGCGCCCGTACACCGACGACCGGCCCAAGCCGATGGTCGAGATCCCCGGCACGGGGACGCCGATCATCGGCCATCAGCTCGTCTGGCTCGCCGAAGAAGGCGTGACGGACGTCGTGATCAGCTGCGGGCATCTCGCCGAGGTGCTCCAGGACTGGCTGAAGTCGGCCGACCTTCCGGTGCGCGTCACGACCGTCGTCGAGCCCGAGCCCCTCGGCCGCGGCGGCGGCCTCAAGTACGCCGCCGCCCATCTGCCGCACCCCGACCAGCCCTGGTACGCCACCAACGGCGACATCTGGACGCGTTTCTCGCTGCGCGACATGGCCGACTTCCACGCCGAGCGTGACGCCGTCGCCACCCTCGCCCTCGCGCGGCCGCGTATCCCCTGGGGTGCCGTGAAGACGGACGGCTTCGGGCACATCACCGACTTCATCGAGGCCCCGCCGTCGACCTTCGAGATCAACGCGGGCGTCTACGTCTTCTCTCCCGCCTTCGCCGGCCTGCTGCCCGAGCGCGGCGACCACGAGCGCACCACGTTCCCCCATCTCGCCCGCGAGCGGCGCCTCTACGGCTTCCCGCTGCCTCAGGGCGCGTACTGGAGGGCCATCGACACCGCGAAGGACCTCACGGAGGCCGCGAAGGAACTGGCGGCCCAGGGCCGCTGA
- a CDS encoding wax ester/triacylglycerol synthase domain-containing protein, whose amino-acid sequence MGKSTLLKIPRMRLSYADEMLLVNGCPGVIGLAAVFSGEPPAPDRVRARVAERWSGLERMHHVLDLPAGGAGGARWTVPGPFDPGAHVAVAPAGLDALWATSVDGPLPGGLPPWRLYIVPGAAYGGDFALALVAQHTLLDGRSLATLMRALVDTPAAARSAARPAPARTGLRAAGRELRTMTAVGQSVPLRPPGEARAAVAVRELAADTVRSARRQPADGRGATLNELLVAAVAGALRARYGPVRDWSARDEPVYTAVPCDLRTRTNTTELGNTVTVVRVPLPVDVDGPVARLRACQAALATVPDRAAVHAGVLFPAVEAVRRTGPWVTRLLTGRGRHTCFAATATTALKWPGAADTFDGRRLVRTVGLPPLQRPGTVSFALAQVGDAVTLTVVSHLRPDDAGRLADAVVAEFGTWARTTTPSAP is encoded by the coding sequence TTGGGCAAGTCGACCTTGCTGAAGATCCCCCGCATGCGACTGTCCTACGCCGACGAGATGCTGCTGGTCAACGGCTGCCCCGGCGTCATCGGCCTCGCCGCCGTCTTCTCCGGTGAGCCGCCCGCGCCGGACCGGGTGCGCGCCCGGGTCGCCGAGCGCTGGTCCGGCCTGGAGCGGATGCACCACGTACTGGACCTCCCGGCGGGCGGAGCGGGTGGCGCGCGGTGGACCGTGCCGGGGCCGTTCGACCCCGGCGCCCACGTCGCCGTAGCCCCGGCCGGGTTGGACGCGCTGTGGGCCACGAGCGTGGACGGGCCGCTGCCCGGTGGACTCCCGCCCTGGCGGCTGTACATCGTCCCCGGCGCGGCGTACGGCGGGGACTTCGCGCTGGCCCTGGTGGCCCAGCACACCCTGCTGGACGGGCGGTCCCTCGCGACGCTGATGCGGGCCCTGGTGGACACGCCCGCCGCCGCGCGGAGCGCGGCCCGGCCGGCGCCGGCCCGCACCGGACTGCGTGCCGCGGGCCGGGAGCTGAGGACGATGACGGCCGTCGGGCAGTCCGTGCCGCTGCGGCCGCCCGGCGAGGCACGGGCGGCGGTCGCGGTGCGCGAACTGGCCGCGGACACCGTGCGATCGGCCCGCCGGCAGCCCGCCGACGGGCGGGGCGCGACGCTCAACGAACTGCTGGTGGCCGCCGTCGCCGGAGCGCTGCGCGCCCGCTACGGACCCGTCCGGGACTGGAGCGCACGGGACGAACCCGTGTACACGGCGGTGCCCTGCGATCTGCGCACCCGGACGAACACCACGGAACTCGGCAACACCGTCACGGTCGTCCGGGTGCCGTTGCCCGTCGACGTGGACGGCCCCGTGGCACGGCTGCGTGCCTGCCAGGCCGCGCTGGCCACCGTCCCCGACCGGGCGGCCGTCCACGCCGGCGTGCTCTTTCCCGCTGTAGAAGCGGTTCGCCGCACGGGGCCCTGGGTGACCCGGCTGCTGACCGGCCGCGGGCGGCACACCTGTTTCGCCGCGACCGCCACCACGGCGCTCAAGTGGCCCGGCGCGGCCGACACGTTCGACGGGCGGCGTCTCGTGCGCACGGTGGGGCTCCCGCCCCTGCAGCGGCCGGGCACCGTCAGCTTCGCCCTGGCCCAGGTGGGGGACGCGGTCACGCTCACCGTCGTGTCCCATCTGCGCCCGGACGACGCGGGACGGCTCGCCGACGCGGTCGTCGCGGAGTTCGGCACGTGGGCCCGGACGACGACGCCGTCAGCGCCCTGA
- a CDS encoding wax ester/triacylglycerol synthase domain-containing protein, with protein MRLTAIEEGHLRNGMPGTIGIVGLFPADGPPFDLAWLRARVRERWGGLERMNLALRPPVGPAAFSGHRWAVRPFDPAAHIAVDDRDLHTLLTDAVSRPLPEDRPLWRLLVTERAGESGERAVVLLAHHALLDGRSLETLFRLLMDDARPPRPPVPGTAPARRPVRAAGVGRELRIIGARGRALPAAPTEDYAPSVAVVRLDAPVMRAARRQPEAGRGATLNELLLSSFAGALRARYGPLSAWPAGPAPFFGTVPVDLRGRHDAHRLGNGVTALRIPLPVDLDSPVARLRACQEEVAAFDHRCDAHRAILPPLLATARAMPWLAQVMARRLARPELTTSLCTAFKWRDNPSRLHGRTLARVVPLPQLATPGTANLCLVHCADTYTLTVVSHLRTGDAEAIGGAVARELAAVAACEAPADRTAREVRAR; from the coding sequence ATGAGGCTGACGGCCATCGAGGAAGGGCACCTGCGCAACGGGATGCCCGGGACCATCGGGATCGTGGGGCTGTTCCCCGCGGACGGGCCGCCGTTCGACCTGGCGTGGCTGCGGGCCCGGGTCCGGGAGCGCTGGGGCGGCCTGGAGCGGATGAACCTCGCGCTGCGGCCGCCCGTCGGCCCGGCCGCGTTCTCCGGGCACCGCTGGGCGGTCCGGCCGTTCGACCCCGCCGCGCACATCGCCGTGGACGACCGGGACCTGCACACCCTGCTGACCGACGCCGTGAGCCGGCCGCTGCCCGAGGACCGGCCGCTGTGGCGGCTGCTCGTGACGGAGCGGGCCGGCGAGAGCGGTGAGCGTGCCGTCGTCCTGCTCGCGCACCACGCGCTGCTCGACGGCCGGTCGCTGGAGACGCTGTTCCGGCTGCTGATGGACGACGCCCGGCCGCCCCGCCCGCCCGTGCCGGGTACGGCGCCCGCCCGGCGGCCGGTCCGCGCCGCCGGCGTGGGCCGGGAGCTGCGGATCATCGGCGCCCGGGGCCGGGCCCTGCCCGCCGCGCCCACGGAGGACTACGCCCCGTCGGTGGCCGTCGTACGCCTCGACGCGCCCGTGATGCGCGCGGCCCGCCGTCAACCCGAGGCCGGCCGCGGCGCCACGCTCAACGAACTGCTGCTCAGCAGCTTCGCCGGTGCCCTGCGCGCCCGTTACGGCCCGCTGAGCGCCTGGCCCGCCGGGCCCGCCCCCTTCTTCGGCACCGTCCCCGTCGACCTGCGCGGCCGGCACGACGCGCACCGGCTCGGCAACGGCGTCACCGCGCTGCGCATCCCGCTCCCCGTCGATCTGGACTCGCCGGTGGCACGGCTGCGCGCCTGCCAGGAGGAGGTCGCGGCGTTCGACCACCGCTGCGACGCGCACCGGGCGATCCTGCCGCCGCTGCTCGCCACCGCGCGGGCCATGCCCTGGCTGGCCCAGGTGATGGCCCGGCGCCTCGCCCGCCCCGAGCTGACGACCAGCCTGTGCACGGCCTTCAAGTGGCGGGACAACCCGAGCCGGCTGCACGGGCGCACCCTGGCCCGGGTCGTGCCCCTGCCGCAGCTCGCGACACCGGGCACCGCGAACCTGTGTCTGGTGCACTGCGCGGACACCTACACCCTCACCGTCGTCAGCCATCTGCGGACCGGTGACGCCGAGGCGATCGGCGGCGCCGTGGCCCGTGAGCTGGCGGCGGTCGCGGCGTGCGAGGCCCCGGCGGACCGGACGGCGCGCGAGGTGCGGGCTCGGTGA
- a CDS encoding beta-ketoacyl-[acyl-carrier-protein] synthase family protein, translated as MTGRPAVAVTGLGVRCAAGSTPDELWDSLLHGRSAVSLHSFDADGTVVHPASAMHGFDPAGYLAPKEVRRTDRSVQLAVCAALDAVTDAGGLHVAPERRAVVTGTGYGGVTSQENGIGQPDVLYAPRLMNNAGAYWITAKLDVTGPSLTISTACSSGTHAVGEALQMIRSGCADVVVAGGHDSPLTPTTALAFGRAGAMVTSCAEPESASRPFDAARQGFVLAEGAAFLVLERLDLARARGARVYATLTGYGRTSDAFHLTAPHPDGVGARACMERALADAGTTADAVTHVNAHGTGTELNDLAEARAISGLFGPRRVPVTAPKAVTGHGLGLAGALEAVVTALSVREGIAPPTAHLTRLDPRCELDVVVGEPRKIPDGPVLSNSFAFGGHNACVVLDSPRL; from the coding sequence ATGACCGGCCGCCCCGCCGTCGCCGTCACCGGCCTCGGTGTGCGCTGCGCGGCCGGCTCGACCCCGGACGAGCTGTGGGACAGCCTGCTGCACGGCCGTTCGGCCGTCTCGCTGCACTCCTTCGACGCCGACGGCACCGTGGTGCACCCGGCGTCGGCGATGCACGGCTTCGACCCGGCCGGGTACCTCGCGCCCAAGGAGGTGCGGCGCACGGACCGTTCGGTGCAGCTCGCGGTGTGCGCCGCCCTGGACGCCGTGACGGACGCGGGCGGGCTGCATGTCGCGCCCGAGCGGCGCGCGGTCGTCACCGGCACCGGGTACGGCGGGGTGACCAGCCAGGAGAACGGCATCGGGCAGCCCGACGTGCTCTACGCGCCGCGGCTGATGAACAACGCGGGCGCGTACTGGATCACCGCCAAGCTCGACGTCACCGGGCCCAGCCTGACGATCTCCACCGCCTGCTCCTCCGGTACACACGCCGTGGGCGAGGCGCTGCAGATGATCCGGTCGGGCTGCGCGGACGTCGTCGTCGCCGGAGGCCATGACAGCCCCCTGACGCCGACGACCGCGCTGGCCTTCGGCCGGGCCGGCGCGATGGTCACCTCCTGCGCCGAACCGGAGTCCGCGTCACGGCCGTTCGACGCCGCGCGGCAGGGCTTCGTCCTCGCCGAGGGCGCCGCCTTCCTGGTGCTGGAGCGGCTCGACCTGGCCCGGGCGCGCGGGGCACGGGTGTACGCCACGCTCACCGGGTACGGCCGTACGTCCGACGCCTTCCACCTCACCGCGCCGCACCCCGACGGGGTGGGCGCGCGGGCCTGTATGGAGCGGGCGCTGGCCGACGCCGGGACCACCGCCGACGCCGTCACCCATGTCAACGCGCACGGCACCGGCACCGAGTTGAACGACCTGGCGGAGGCGCGGGCCATCAGCGGTCTGTTCGGGCCGCGGCGGGTGCCCGTGACCGCGCCCAAGGCCGTGACCGGGCACGGGCTCGGGCTCGCGGGGGCGCTGGAGGCCGTCGTCACCGCGCTGTCCGTGCGCGAGGGCATCGCACCGCCCACGGCCCATCTGACCCGGCTGGACCCGCGCTGCGAGCTGGACGTCGTCGTCGGTGAGCCGCGCAAGATCCCGGACGGGCCGGTGCTCAGCAACAGCTTCGCCTTCGGGGGCCACAACGCCTGTGTCGTCCTCGACTCGCCCCGTCTGTGA
- a CDS encoding ABC transporter ATP-binding protein — MATVSFDKATRIYPGSDKPAVDALDIEIADGEFLVLVGPSGCGKSTSLRMLAGLEDVNGGAIRIGDRDVTHLPPKDRDIAMVFQNYALYPHMTVADNMGFALKIAGVPKAEIRQKVEDAAKILDLTEYLGRKPKALSGGQRQRVAMGRAIVREPQVFLMDEPLSNLDAKLRVSTRTQIASLQRRLGITTVYVTHDQVEAMTMGDRVAVLKDGLLQQVDTPRNMYDRPANLFVAGFIGSPAMNLVEVPIADGGVKFGNSVVPVDRDALSATTDKTVTVGVRPEHFDVAGPDSDQGLAVTVNVVEELGADAYVYGTAKVGGDDSKDLVVRVSGRDVPEKGSTLHIVPRSGETHVFSTSTGKRLSD; from the coding sequence ATGGCCACTGTCTCGTTCGACAAGGCGACCCGGATCTACCCGGGTTCCGACAAGCCCGCCGTCGACGCACTCGACATCGAGATCGCGGACGGCGAGTTCCTCGTCCTGGTCGGTCCGTCCGGCTGCGGCAAGTCCACCTCGCTCCGGATGCTCGCGGGGCTCGAGGACGTGAACGGCGGAGCCATCCGCATCGGTGACCGCGACGTCACGCACCTGCCGCCGAAGGACCGGGACATCGCCATGGTGTTCCAGAACTACGCGCTGTACCCGCACATGACGGTCGCCGACAACATGGGCTTCGCGCTCAAGATCGCCGGTGTCCCGAAGGCGGAGATCCGCCAGAAGGTCGAGGACGCCGCGAAGATCCTCGACCTCACCGAGTACCTGGGCCGCAAGCCCAAGGCGCTCTCCGGCGGTCAGCGCCAGCGTGTGGCGATGGGCCGCGCCATCGTGCGTGAGCCCCAGGTCTTCCTCATGGACGAGCCCCTGTCCAACCTGGACGCCAAGCTCCGTGTCTCCACCCGTACGCAGATCGCGTCGCTCCAGCGCCGTCTCGGCATCACCACCGTCTACGTCACCCACGACCAGGTCGAGGCCATGACGATGGGCGACCGTGTGGCGGTCCTCAAGGACGGTCTGCTCCAGCAGGTCGACACCCCGCGCAACATGTACGACCGCCCGGCGAACCTCTTCGTCGCCGGCTTCATCGGCTCCCCGGCGATGAACCTGGTCGAGGTCCCGATCGCCGACGGCGGCGTGAAGTTCGGCAACTCGGTCGTGCCGGTCGACCGTGACGCGCTCTCCGCGACCACCGACAAGACGGTCACCGTCGGTGTCCGCCCCGAGCACTTCGACGTGGCCGGCCCCGACTCCGACCAGGGTCTCGCCGTCACGGTGAACGTGGTCGAGGAGCTCGGCGCCGACGCCTACGTCTACGGCACCGCCAAGGTCGGCGGCGACGACTCCAAGGACCTCGTGGTCCGCGTCAGCGGCCGCGACGTCCCGGAGAAGGGCAGCACGCTGCACATCGTCCCGCGCTCCGGTGAGACCCACGTCTTCTCGACGTCGACGGGCAAGCGCCTGTCCGACTGA
- a CDS encoding acyl carrier protein produces MEAEHGHVWEALRPLCARVMSVPAEAVVPHARLVADLGADSLDITELEVASEEMFGVSLRGTDKSRVSTVGDVADLIVRLRAGATGLHSPVGR; encoded by the coding sequence ATGGAAGCGGAACACGGCCACGTATGGGAAGCGCTGCGCCCGCTGTGCGCGCGGGTGATGTCGGTGCCGGCGGAGGCGGTGGTGCCGCACGCCCGGCTGGTCGCCGACCTCGGCGCCGACAGCCTGGACATCACCGAACTCGAGGTGGCGTCCGAGGAGATGTTCGGGGTGTCCCTGCGGGGCACCGACAAGTCCCGGGTGTCCACCGTGGGTGATGTCGCCGACCTGATCGTGCGGCTGCGCGCCGGGGCCACCGGCCTCCACAGCCCCGTGGGCCGATGA
- a CDS encoding DoxX family protein, translated as MDTRTPRTPTGDRSSGYDDAPALSMVKVPSDPAQIIVNHASFRVLLGASTGRPTSQRIARHLSAPEDTARVPAGHAAGAASGARRRVSVWNGMSAPDDTGAHRLLQAARDGSVRHGDEAAPFAGGTQVIPRVDVGTGYAGSYDDYDDDLTRTVETPIVGAQRTHGESLDTRLLPHMRTVESAYDEEYAYGADDFGPHDDLDGADDDGTDAAPRRSGDDPARHAYYPGRRMNLGVVLLPLRVFLGFISIYAGMGKLCDPVYFDGGKRGSMVTWLNTLHPWEVAEPLRQFALAHPVGAGLVIAFFQVIVGVLTVLGCWQRVAAVVGALLSAALLVTVSWKSVPAYDAPDIIYLAAWSPLIIAGAPVYSIDGRLAGMAWRRLGPRSDIWELRQYVLRRGALITALVTGVTLLVGSLLGGAVRDADRVVVPGPGEAPRNELPGSPLPEKPGKRHSKSPSASNSPTQGATSGTTSPSGAASSPGATRDTGSTGVGTPSQTQGTAGQAPPQQSSPTDQEPGTTDPTSGGPTSGGGGSTGGGSEPDQPGLVGGLLG; from the coding sequence GTGGACACCAGAACACCCCGCACTCCCACGGGGGACCGCTCGTCGGGATACGACGACGCTCCCGCGCTGAGCATGGTGAAGGTGCCGAGCGATCCGGCGCAGATCATCGTCAATCACGCGAGTTTCCGCGTGCTGCTGGGCGCGTCCACCGGGCGCCCCACGTCCCAGCGGATCGCACGGCACCTGAGCGCGCCCGAGGACACCGCCCGTGTGCCCGCCGGCCACGCCGCGGGCGCGGCGTCCGGCGCCCGGCGCCGGGTGTCCGTCTGGAACGGCATGTCGGCGCCCGACGACACCGGCGCCCACCGCCTCCTCCAGGCCGCCCGGGACGGCAGCGTCCGGCACGGTGACGAGGCGGCCCCGTTCGCCGGCGGCACCCAGGTCATCCCGCGCGTCGACGTCGGCACCGGCTACGCCGGGAGCTACGACGACTACGACGACGACCTGACCCGGACCGTCGAGACCCCGATCGTCGGGGCGCAGCGCACGCACGGGGAGTCCCTGGACACCCGGCTGCTGCCCCATATGCGTACGGTCGAGAGCGCGTACGACGAGGAGTACGCGTACGGCGCCGACGACTTCGGGCCGCACGACGACCTCGACGGGGCGGACGACGACGGGACCGACGCGGCGCCCAGGCGCTCCGGCGACGACCCCGCCCGGCACGCGTACTACCCCGGCCGCCGGATGAACCTCGGCGTGGTCCTGCTCCCGCTGCGCGTCTTCCTCGGCTTCATCTCGATCTACGCCGGCATGGGCAAGCTGTGCGACCCCGTCTACTTCGACGGCGGCAAGCGCGGCTCCATGGTGACCTGGCTCAACACCCTGCATCCGTGGGAAGTCGCCGAGCCGCTGCGCCAGTTCGCGCTCGCGCACCCGGTCGGCGCCGGCCTGGTGATCGCCTTCTTCCAGGTCATCGTGGGCGTCCTCACGGTCCTGGGGTGCTGGCAGCGGGTCGCCGCGGTGGTCGGCGCGCTGCTGTCCGCCGCGCTGCTGGTCACCGTCAGCTGGAAGAGCGTCCCCGCCTACGACGCTCCCGACATCATCTACCTCGCCGCCTGGTCCCCGCTGATCATCGCCGGGGCGCCCGTCTACTCCATCGACGGACGGCTCGCGGGGATGGCCTGGCGCCGGCTCGGCCCCCGCTCCGACATCTGGGAGCTGCGGCAGTACGTACTGCGCCGCGGCGCCCTGATCACGGCGCTGGTCACCGGGGTGACCCTGCTCGTCGGCTCGCTGCTCGGCGGCGCGGTCCGGGACGCCGACCGTGTGGTGGTGCCCGGCCCGGGCGAGGCCCCGCGCAACGAACTGCCGGGCTCGCCGCTCCCGGAGAAGCCCGGCAAGCGGCACAGCAAGTCGCCGTCGGCCTCCAACTCGCCGACGCAGGGCGCCACATCGGGCACCACGTCCCCGTCCGGCGCCGCGAGCAGCCCTGGCGCCACCCGGGACACCGGCTCGACCGGCGTGGGTACGCCCAGCCAGACGCAGGGGACGGCCGGGCAGGCGCCGCCCCAGCAGTCCTCGCCGACCGACCAGGAACCCGGCACCACCGACCCGACGTCCGGCGGCCCGACCTCCGGCGGCGGAGGCTCCACGGGCGGCGGCTCCGAGCCGGACCAGCCCGGCCTGGTGGGCGGTCTGCTGGGCTAG
- a CDS encoding GNAT family N-acetyltransferase: MIRPATPADVPTLHTLIRELAAYEKAPHEARATQEQLHEALFGERPAVYAHIAADDATGETVGCALWFLNFSTWRGVHGIYLEDLYVRPAARGAGHGKALLTELARLCVERGYQRLEWSVLTWNAPSIAFYESLGARPQDEWTVYRLTDDALAALGGGAARS; encoded by the coding sequence ATGATTCGCCCCGCCACCCCCGCCGACGTCCCCACCCTGCACACCCTGATCCGTGAGCTCGCCGCGTACGAGAAGGCGCCGCACGAGGCCAGGGCGACGCAGGAGCAGCTGCACGAGGCCCTCTTCGGTGAACGCCCCGCCGTGTACGCGCACATCGCGGCCGACGACGCCACCGGCGAGACCGTCGGCTGCGCCCTCTGGTTCCTGAACTTCTCCACCTGGCGCGGGGTGCACGGCATCTATCTGGAGGACCTCTACGTCCGCCCGGCCGCCCGGGGCGCCGGCCACGGCAAGGCGCTGCTCACCGAGCTGGCCCGGCTGTGCGTGGAGCGCGGCTACCAGCGTCTGGAGTGGTCGGTGCTCACCTGGAACGCCCCGTCCATCGCCTTCTACGAGTCCCTGGGCGCCCGCCCGCAGGACGAGTGGACGGTGTACCGGCTGACGGACGACGCGCTGGCCGCACTGGGCGGCGGCGCCGCGCGGTCCTGA
- the rlmB gene encoding 23S rRNA (guanosine(2251)-2'-O)-methyltransferase RlmB, with the protein MAANNRRMSGKKGAQVGSGGQRRKGLEGRGPTPPAEMRKGHKKNRVANAKAKQAVRRPTPRGRGGRSTSELVVGRNPVVEALRGGVPASTLYVQQFIDNDERVREALQLAAERGGINLMEAPRPELDRMTNGLNHQGLVLQVPPYEYAHPEDLTGAAADAGEDPLIVALDGVTDPRNLGAVVRSVSAFGGHGVLVPERRAAGMTAGAWKTSAGTAARTPVARATNLTRALEAYKKAGLVVVGLAADGEAEVGDLQALDGPVVIVVGSEGKGLSRLVGETCDVRVRIPMPGGAESLNAGVAAGIVLYEAAGRRR; encoded by the coding sequence ATGGCCGCGAACAACCGCCGCATGTCCGGCAAGAAGGGCGCGCAGGTCGGCAGTGGCGGCCAGCGACGCAAGGGTCTCGAAGGCCGGGGCCCGACCCCGCCCGCCGAGATGCGCAAGGGCCACAAGAAGAACCGCGTCGCCAACGCCAAGGCGAAGCAGGCCGTCCGCCGTCCCACGCCCCGCGGCCGCGGCGGCAGGAGCACCTCGGAGCTGGTCGTCGGCCGCAACCCGGTCGTCGAGGCGCTGCGCGGCGGCGTTCCCGCCAGCACCCTCTACGTGCAGCAGTTCATCGACAACGACGAGCGCGTCCGCGAGGCCCTCCAGCTCGCCGCCGAGCGCGGCGGCATCAACCTCATGGAGGCCCCGCGCCCCGAGCTGGACCGCATGACGAACGGCCTGAACCACCAGGGCCTCGTCCTGCAGGTCCCGCCGTACGAGTACGCGCACCCCGAGGACCTGACGGGCGCCGCCGCCGACGCCGGCGAGGACCCGCTGATCGTCGCCCTCGACGGGGTGACCGACCCGCGCAACCTGGGTGCCGTCGTGCGCTCGGTCTCCGCGTTCGGCGGCCACGGCGTCCTCGTCCCCGAGCGCCGCGCGGCGGGCATGACCGCCGGCGCCTGGAAGACGTCCGCCGGTACGGCCGCCCGGACACCGGTCGCGCGGGCGACGAACCTGACCCGCGCACTGGAGGCGTACAAGAAGGCGGGCCTCGTGGTCGTCGGTCTCGCCGCCGACGGGGAGGCCGAGGTCGGTGACCTCCAGGCCCTGGACGGCCCGGTCGTCATCGTCGTCGGCAGCGAGGGCAAGGGCCTGTCCCGCCTGGTCGGCGAGACGTGCGACGTGCGGGTGCGCATCCCGATGCCGGGTGGCGCGGAGTCCCTCAACGCCGGTGTCGCGGCCGGGATCGTGCTCTACGAGGCGGCCGGCCGACGCCGCTGA
- the cysS gene encoding cysteine--tRNA ligase, which produces MTIRLYDTSARQIRDFTPLKPGCVSIYLCGATVQAAPHIGHIRSGLNFDIMRRWFAYRGYDVTFIRNVTDIDDKIISKSVDQGRPWWSIGYENERAFTDGYTALGCLPPTYEPRATGHITEMVEMMRGLMERGHAYEADGSVYFDVRSWPSYLELSRQDLDEMRQPAEDGITGKRDPRDFAMWKAAKPGEPDWETPWGRGRPGWHLECSAMAHKYLGSAFDIHGGGLDLIFPHHENEIAQAKAYGDEFARYWVHNAWVTMSGEKMSKSLGNSVLVSEMVKQWRPIVLRYYLGTPHYRSTIEYSEEALREAESAFARIEGFVQRVVEKAGVVEPSADVPPAFAEAMDDDLGVPQALAVVHTTVRQGNSALAADDKEAAVARLAEVRAMLGVLGLDPLDAHWAGETDRGEDLHGVVDTLVRMVLDQREAARSRKDWATADAIRDQLNQSGLVIEDSPQGPRWTLGPR; this is translated from the coding sequence GTGACTATTCGGCTGTACGACACCAGCGCCCGGCAGATCCGTGACTTCACCCCGCTCAAGCCGGGCTGTGTCTCGATCTACCTCTGTGGCGCCACCGTGCAGGCCGCGCCGCACATCGGGCACATCCGCTCCGGTCTCAACTTCGACATCATGCGCCGCTGGTTCGCGTACCGCGGCTATGACGTGACGTTCATCAGGAACGTCACGGACATCGACGACAAGATCATCTCCAAGTCCGTGGACCAGGGCCGCCCCTGGTGGTCCATCGGCTACGAGAACGAGCGGGCCTTCACCGACGGCTACACCGCCCTCGGCTGCCTCCCGCCGACGTACGAGCCGCGTGCCACCGGCCACATCACCGAGATGGTCGAGATGATGCGCGGCCTCATGGAGCGCGGGCACGCCTACGAGGCGGACGGCAGCGTCTACTTCGACGTCCGCTCCTGGCCCTCCTATCTGGAGCTGTCCCGGCAGGACCTCGACGAGATGCGCCAGCCCGCCGAGGACGGCATCACCGGCAAGCGGGACCCGCGCGACTTCGCGATGTGGAAGGCCGCCAAGCCCGGTGAGCCGGACTGGGAGACGCCGTGGGGCCGGGGCCGTCCGGGCTGGCACCTGGAGTGCTCGGCGATGGCGCACAAGTACCTGGGCTCCGCCTTCGACATCCACGGCGGCGGACTCGACCTGATCTTCCCGCACCACGAGAACGAGATCGCCCAGGCCAAGGCCTACGGCGACGAGTTCGCCCGGTACTGGGTGCACAACGCCTGGGTCACCATGAGCGGCGAGAAGATGTCGAAGTCGCTCGGCAACAGCGTGCTGGTGTCCGAGATGGTCAAGCAGTGGCGCCCGATCGTCCTGCGCTACTACCTGGGCACCCCGCACTACCGCTCGACCATCGAGTACAGCGAGGAGGCCCTGCGTGAGGCCGAGTCGGCGTTCGCCCGGATCGAGGGCTTCGTGCAGCGCGTCGTGGAGAAGGCCGGCGTCGTCGAGCCCTCCGCCGACGTGCCGCCGGCGTTCGCCGAGGCGATGGACGACGACCTGGGCGTCCCGCAGGCGCTCGCGGTCGTGCACACCACCGTCCGGCAGGGCAACAGTGCGCTCGCCGCCGACGACAAGGAGGCCGCCGTGGCGCGCCTCGCCGAGGTGCGGGCCATGCTCGGTGTGCTGGGCCTGGACCCGCTCGATGCGCACTGGGCCGGTGAGACCGACCGGGGCGAGGACCTGCACGGCGTGGTGGACACCCTCGTCCGGATGGTCCTCGACCAGCGCGAGGCGGCCCGCTCCCGCAAGGACTGGGCGACGGCGGACGCCATCCGCGACCAGCTCAACCAGTCCGGCCTCGTCATCGAGGACAGCCCGCAGGGCCCGCGCTGGACCCTCGGCCCGCGCTGA